One region of Syntrophobacter fumaroxidans MPOB genomic DNA includes:
- a CDS encoding LolA family protein, which translates to MRAMKNFHISCGLFLFLILASMWCGTARANQAALLSEILKKTEANYQKIQAFTANFHQSTTSSAASTMTTTQASGKLFYEKPRQMRWEYEKPEPQVFVANRDLAWLYVPADKQISLFDAKTLFASPLAQTFFDGMVELKKHFQVSLDPKQSSKATAVLRLVPKQEDPNIKALFLRIDLQTYKIITIESHDALGNANRIMLDSQNSVPQLDRKLFELDTPPGVTATDMDGRELSPAEIDNLKQKLQSK; encoded by the coding sequence ATGAGAGCAATGAAGAACTTTCACATTTCATGCGGACTGTTTCTGTTCCTGATCCTGGCATCCATGTGGTGCGGAACGGCGCGCGCGAACCAAGCTGCGCTCCTGTCCGAGATCCTGAAAAAGACGGAGGCCAACTATCAGAAGATACAGGCATTTACAGCCAATTTCCACCAATCGACCACGTCGTCGGCCGCGAGCACGATGACGACTACGCAGGCATCGGGTAAATTGTTCTACGAGAAGCCGCGGCAGATGCGTTGGGAATATGAGAAACCCGAACCCCAGGTGTTCGTCGCCAATCGTGACCTCGCCTGGCTTTATGTCCCCGCGGACAAGCAGATCTCGCTCTTCGACGCCAAGACTCTCTTCGCTTCGCCGCTGGCCCAGACGTTTTTCGACGGCATGGTCGAGCTCAAGAAGCACTTCCAGGTCAGCCTCGATCCCAAGCAGTCCAGCAAGGCGACGGCCGTCCTGAGGCTGGTCCCGAAGCAGGAGGATCCCAACATCAAGGCACTGTTCCTCCGCATCGACCTGCAGACCTACAAGATCATCACCATCGAAAGCCACGATGCCCTGGGCAACGCCAACCGCATCATGCTGGACTCTCAGAATTCCGTGCCGCAACTCGACCGGAAGCTCTTTGAACTCGATACTCCTCCCGGCGTCACCGCCA